A single Pseudoalteromonas phenolica DNA region contains:
- a CDS encoding class I SAM-dependent methyltransferase gives MKFGLKTLLAASIVTAIAGCSATGSSSSSSSAELTSAVADNARSDKNRARDQYRRPAQTLEFFGLKPNMTVVEIAPGGGWYSEILAPVVKGQGTFYAAHFPADSKVGYYQRSLAGFKQKVAEDTRFSEVKITEFAPVTHSNIAPAGSADMVLTFRNVHNWYMRGGEDGTLSAFKAFNKALKTGGILGVVEHRLPEHRADEDQKSSGYMKQSYVIEVAKKAGFELVEASEINANPLDSANHPKGVWTLPPRLALGEEKAEQYKAIGESDRMTLKFKKL, from the coding sequence ATGAAATTCGGTTTAAAAACACTTCTCGCTGCTAGCATTGTTACTGCCATTGCTGGTTGTTCTGCAACAGGTTCATCTTCATCATCTAGCTCTGCTGAGTTAACCTCTGCTGTGGCTGATAATGCTCGCTCTGATAAGAATCGTGCCCGTGACCAATACCGTCGCCCAGCACAAACTCTTGAATTTTTTGGCCTCAAGCCAAATATGACAGTGGTTGAAATTGCGCCTGGTGGTGGTTGGTATTCAGAGATCTTAGCACCAGTTGTTAAAGGCCAAGGTACTTTTTATGCAGCGCACTTTCCTGCAGATTCAAAAGTAGGTTATTACCAGCGCTCACTGGCTGGCTTTAAACAGAAAGTGGCTGAAGATACACGCTTTAGCGAAGTAAAAATTACCGAGTTTGCACCAGTCACTCACTCAAACATTGCCCCTGCGGGCTCTGCTGACATGGTTTTAACCTTCCGTAATGTACACAACTGGTACATGCGTGGTGGCGAAGACGGCACTTTAAGTGCATTTAAAGCATTTAATAAAGCGCTTAAAACGGGTGGTATCTTAGGTGTGGTTGAACACCGTTTACCTGAACACCGTGCCGACGAAGACCAAAAGTCATCAGGGTATATGAAGCAAAGCTATGTTATCGAAGTTGCTAAAAAAGCAGGTTTTGAATTGGTAGAAGCAAGCGAAATTAACGCTAACCCTCTTGATAGCGCTAATCACCCGAAAGGTGTTTGGACATTGCCACCACGTTTAGCTTTAGGTGAAGAAAAAGCTGAGCAGTATAAGGCAATTGGGGAAAGCGATCGCATGACCCTAAAATTCAAAAAGTTATAA
- a CDS encoding DUF2797 domain-containing protein — protein sequence MQGTLRKLKADHTQPIQYHLPLGDELVNLNQYFGKAIKLTFTGNIFCCSCGKKTKKSYSQGHCFVCMKKLASCDMCIMKPETCHFDQGTCREPEWGEANCMIPHYVYLANTSGLKVGITRHTQIPTRWIDQGATQALPIFKVQTRLQSGLVEVALAEFIADKTNWRNMLKGVSVDVDLKAAAAELIPQIQAKLDELAELFGATAIEQLDEEVVDLDFPVTEYPTKISSFNFDKDPEVSGVLEGIKGQYLIFDKGVINIRKFTSYEVAFEAL from the coding sequence ATGCAAGGTACACTGCGTAAACTAAAAGCAGATCACACTCAACCGATTCAATATCATCTTCCACTAGGCGATGAATTGGTTAATCTAAACCAATATTTTGGCAAAGCGATTAAGCTAACTTTCACAGGTAATATTTTTTGTTGTAGCTGTGGTAAAAAAACCAAAAAAAGTTACTCACAAGGCCATTGCTTTGTGTGTATGAAAAAACTGGCTAGCTGTGACATGTGTATTATGAAGCCTGAAACCTGTCATTTTGATCAAGGCACCTGTCGCGAGCCTGAATGGGGTGAAGCGAACTGCATGATCCCGCACTATGTTTACCTTGCAAATACTTCTGGGTTAAAAGTCGGTATTACTCGCCACACACAAATTCCTACGCGCTGGATTGACCAAGGTGCAACGCAAGCTCTACCAATTTTTAAAGTGCAAACACGCTTACAGTCAGGTCTCGTAGAAGTCGCTTTAGCCGAGTTCATTGCCGATAAAACCAATTGGCGCAATATGCTCAAAGGCGTCAGTGTCGATGTTGATTTAAAAGCTGCAGCTGCTGAGCTTATTCCACAAATTCAGGCTAAATTAGATGAGTTGGCTGAGTTGTTTGGTGCCACCGCCATTGAACAATTAGATGAAGAAGTCGTTGATTTAGATTTCCCTGTTACAGAATACCCGACCAAGATCAGCTCGTTTAATTTCGACAAAGATCCTGAAGTGTCAGGCGTACTTGAAGGCATCAAAGGCCAGTACTTAATCTTTGATAAAGGCGTTATCAACATTCGTAAATTCACTTCTTACGAAGTGGCTTTCGAAGCGTTATAA
- the purD gene encoding phosphoribosylamine--glycine ligase — protein sequence MNVLVIGSGGREHALAFKAAQNPSVRTVFVAPGNAGTALEPKLENVAIGVEDLDALVAFAKDNNVELTIVGPEAPLVIGVVDRFREEGLAIFGPTAAAAQLEGSKSFTKDFLARHDIPTAEYQTFEQIEPALAYLKEKGAPIVVKADGLAAGKGVIVAMTEAEAEEAIRDMLAGNAFGEAGSRVVIEEFLEGEEASFIVMVDGKNVLPFATSQDHKRAYNGDQGPNTGGMGAYSPAPVVTADIHERIMNEVINPTVEGMASEGAPYTGFLYAGLMITADGTPKVIEYNCRFGDPETQPIMLRLQSDLVELIQAANREELDQTEIKFDSRAAVGVVLAAKGYPGSYPKGDAISGLRVDYAEGEKVFHAGTKQDGENVVTAGGRVLCATALGHTVTEAQKRAYALVNEINWDGVEFRTDIAYRAIAREQ from the coding sequence ATGAATGTACTAGTCATTGGCAGTGGCGGCCGTGAACACGCTCTTGCGTTTAAAGCCGCTCAAAACCCTTCTGTAAGAACCGTTTTTGTTGCACCTGGTAATGCAGGTACTGCACTAGAGCCTAAGTTAGAAAATGTTGCGATTGGTGTTGAAGACCTAGATGCACTCGTTGCATTTGCCAAAGACAACAATGTTGAGCTAACTATTGTTGGTCCTGAAGCACCATTAGTTATTGGGGTGGTTGACCGTTTCCGTGAAGAAGGTCTAGCCATCTTCGGTCCAACAGCGGCAGCAGCACAACTAGAAGGCTCTAAGTCGTTCACAAAAGACTTCTTAGCGCGCCATGACATTCCAACTGCGGAATATCAAACGTTCGAACAAATCGAGCCTGCTCTTGCTTATCTAAAAGAAAAAGGCGCACCGATTGTTGTTAAGGCTGATGGCCTTGCAGCAGGTAAAGGTGTGATCGTTGCAATGACAGAAGCAGAAGCGGAAGAAGCAATCCGCGATATGCTTGCTGGAAATGCATTCGGTGAAGCGGGTAGTCGTGTAGTTATCGAAGAGTTCCTTGAAGGTGAAGAAGCCTCTTTCATCGTCATGGTTGACGGTAAAAACGTGCTGCCATTCGCAACAAGCCAAGACCATAAACGTGCATACAATGGCGACCAAGGTCCTAATACGGGTGGTATGGGTGCTTACTCTCCTGCGCCAGTTGTAACCGCTGACATTCATGAGCGCATCATGAACGAAGTGATCAACCCTACTGTTGAAGGTATGGCTAGTGAGGGTGCTCCTTACACAGGTTTCCTATACGCAGGTCTGATGATCACCGCTGATGGTACACCTAAGGTAATCGAGTATAACTGTCGTTTCGGTGATCCTGAAACTCAACCTATCATGCTACGTTTACAGTCTGACTTAGTAGAGCTAATTCAAGCGGCAAACCGTGAAGAGCTAGATCAAACTGAAATTAAGTTCGACTCACGTGCAGCGGTAGGCGTCGTACTTGCAGCAAAAGGCTACCCTGGTAGCTATCCAAAAGGTGATGCTATCTCAGGCCTTCGTGTTGATTACGCTGAAGGCGAGAAAGTATTCCACGCAGGTACTAAGCAAGACGGCGAAAACGTTGTAACAGCGGGCGGTCGTGTACTTTGTGCAACTGCACTTGGTCACACTGTGACTGAAGCGCAAAAGCGCGCTTATGCACTGGTTAACGAAATCAATTGGGACGGCGTTGAGTTCCGTACTGATATCGCTTATCGCGCCATTGCTCGCGAACAGTAA